Proteins from a genomic interval of Mustela lutreola isolate mMusLut2 chromosome 4, mMusLut2.pri, whole genome shotgun sequence:
- the LOC131829398 gene encoding SH3 domain-binding glutamic acid-rich-like protein 3, translating to MSGLRVYSTSVTGSREIKSQQSEVTRILDGKRIQYQLVDISQDNALQDEMRALAGNPKATPPQIVNGDQYCGDYELFEEAVEQNTLQEFLKLA from the coding sequence ATGAGCGGCCTTCGCGTCTACAGCACGTCTGTCACCGGCTCCCGCGAAATCAAGTCCCAGCAGAGCGAGGTGACCCGCATCCTGGATGGGAAGCGCATCCAGTACCAGCTAGTGGACATCTCCCAGGACAACGCTCTGCAGGATGAGATGCGAGCCCTGGCAGGCAACCCCAAGGCCACCCCACCCCAGATTGTCAACGGGGACCAGTACTGTGGGGACTATGAGCTCTTCGAGGAGGCTGTGGAACAAAACACACTGCAGGAGTTCCTGAAGCTGGCCTGA